TTGCTCCCTGTATTAGTGCATCCCTGCAGTGCTCTTACCTGTTTTGTACAtgtgagggttttgtttttgtttggtatGAACACTATTGGACTGTATTTCTTCATCTGGGTTTGAACTGCTGCAGGAGAGAACTTGGATACTTAATTGTGTTTAGCAGTGCACTCCTAGATCCCTTTTCTGGAAAGGATGACTACATTTACTGTGAGTAAAAGACTACCTAAAAAATTGTGTTATCTGATGGCACTGCTGCCAGGGTTTCTTGCTCGTTGGTAGCTCAAACATCACAAGGAGCAAATTCTCTCCATTTGCATTAAGATGTTTCCTGAATGAGAATAAAACGTGATTTCATGTCAGCTTTGGtctaagctttttttttttttttttttttttgatgtctACAAGAGGATGGCAAGTGTCATAGGTCTAAGagacttttttttgttgttgacaTGTGAGTAAGCAGTAGCAGAATCTTTTTGACAAATCCTTTGTCACAgactgttttccttcatttgaGTATATGTAAAAGCAGCTAGAAATGGAGAGAACTTGGTGTCCTGGGGCTAGTCAGAAGTCCACAGGCTGTACAGTGCATTGGCACCACTGGAGCAAGGAGGTAGTATGGTGGCACTCAGCACCCATGCAACCTCACGTGCTAGGAGGCCATCCACCTCTCCTGGCGCAGACACCCTGTATTGGGGCACCTCCTCTGAGGGGGCAGATGGGAAGAAGGTGCTCTCTTGGGGCTTTCTGGCAGAGTTGGAGCTCAGGCACTCACTTCTCCTTTTAGCCATTGACTGGTTTTCCTGAAAATCTGTGGAAGTCTGATCGCTTTTGTGTCTGTCTTCCTCTGATAGATACTGAACTGCAAAATGAGATTTAACAGTGAGGATAGTAGGGAAACTGGGCTTAAAAAGAAAGACCTTGTAGAATTTTACCTGTGTGTAGAAAGAAATCGTTGCTGTGACAGCATTCCTGTTATGCACACAGCAATTTTGTGCACCCTACCCTTTACCTGAtgcatttctggttttgctctgaAGAGGTTAGGAATGTTTCAGAAGCTCACACAGGTCAGATTGTTTGTTAAACACTGAGCAACCACACTGACCATTTGATGTATTCCTCAGAAGGAATCTAAGTAATACTATTATGAGTTGTCTGTCATTAAGAGAAGCACATCCTGCTGGTAAAGGAGCAGGATGGTagctcactgctgcttttttacTTGCTTCTGTGGCACACCATTGATGTATTGGATATCTGGTTCATGTTTTCTCCGCTATAAACTCGATACCCATGATCTATGTGAACTACATGCTTGTAAATATAGCACATTGTCTGTCAGCATCTCTTCTCATAACACTCCTTGGTGCCTGCAGTTTTTTGTTGTGTTATGCACAGCTGTTTCTCACAATGTTCCATCTACCTTACTTGTGGTCTTTTTTTGTTAGGTGCTTTTGGAGGATTTGGGACGACTGCCACCACTGCGGGACCAACATTTAGTTTTTCTGCTCCTACCAACACAGGCACCACTGGTAAGATAGTACAAGTCCAAAAGGATTTGCTTTAGAACAAACTGTGGGGCATAAGCCCTTCACAATAATGTTTTGGATTGAGCAGGTATCTTCTTCTCAATAATTATTTGCTTATTTCCCCAGGACTCTTTGGTGCTACCCAGAACAAAGGCTTTGGATTTGGTACTAGTTTTGGCACAGGCACTGGAACTGGCTTAGGCAGTGGGTTGGGAACTGGGCTGGGCTTTGGAGGCTTTGGCACCCAGCAGCAACAGACCAGTAAGTACAGCCTTCTCTTGATTTACCCCTTTCTTGGCAACAAAAGCATAAGGCTGCAGCAGGCATGCAAGTAGTTGAATGGAAGTGTGTTATAAAAGGGGGCTGTTACACTTCTCTTCTGATCAATGGATACTTCTCAGAAACTTGGCTTTTGAAATGCCTGTGATTGCAGCCCTTGAGGAGCTCAAACAAGTGTCTGAGTTTCACCCTTCAGTTTCCAACAGCAAATCTCCCtttggtttggtggtggttAGGGGTAGTTACAGAATTGGTGCTCGCAATGATAGCATTACTAGAAAGGTGAGGAAGTGGGGTTGAGTTTAGTTTAAATGTGACTTGGATCATGACCAGCTGCAGACTGAGTGCACTGAAtttataacagcaaatctgtccTTCAGACTGAGGTCTTGAAGGTGCCACATGATGTCTTGTGTTGATATAAATGtcttatttaaagaaaaactaatCTTCTAACTCAGAGTTCAGAAACTTCTGTTGCTGATGAATATTGAGTATGAAAAGacacttttaaaaaacattatcCAATTTTGATTATTTATTCTGTGCTTCTCAAAATATGAAAGAAGTGATACCAATGGTACACAGATGGTGTGTGTTAACAAATGAGTCTCTTGGTTGATAAAAGAGTTAATTCGTTTTCCTTCATCCTACACAGCATTAGGAAGTGGGTTGTTCAGCCAGCCTGCTCAGACCCCTGCCCAGTCAAACCAGCTGATCAACACAGCAAGTGCCCTCTCAGCTCCAACACTCTTAGGAGATGAGAGAGATGCTATTTTAGCAAAATGGAACCAGCTGCAGGCCTTCTGGGGTACAGGCAAAGGGTACTTCAACAATAACATTGCACCGGTGGAGTTCACACAGGAAAACCCTTTCTGCAGGTTTAAGGTATGAATTGTTCATCTGCCCACAAACAGTTCTGAAGCAATTGCACTACTTGCTGGGTAGTGGAGGGTCTTGTGAACATTACATCAGATATAATTTCTGTTAAGAGTATTCTGAAAGAGTGTTTTTCCAGGTGATGTACACAGTTCTGATGCGTGCTAATGAAAAGATTTGAAGATGCTGGAAATCTGGACATTGTTACAGTACTAGATAACAGGTGCATATGTAGATCgtgaaaatgacattttcatgtGATAGTATTCAGATTAGTATGTGTGTAGTTGCAGCAGATCTCTAGGAATTAATTCCAGTAGGTATTTGTTTGGGTTATAGTATTACagaaactatttaaaataactttctaaATAGCATCCAAAAGAAACTGTAAACAGCTGGAAGAAGAACTTCAGggtctttctttgctttgtttacaTTAGAAAGACCCTCTATGAACCTGGCCTGTACGTACCATTTTAAGTACACCAGCCTTCAGATTTCTGCTGCCTTTATACTTGCCAGTGCTAAAGCTCACTCTGTGCCCTATGTGATATTGTCAGCTATTCCATGTCCTGCTTCTCATCTGAGCAAAAGACGACTTTCTTGCTAAGCTTCAAGCTTGTCAGTGGATTGGGGTCAGGGATGGTGATATCCTCCTTTCCCAAGCCAGTTCTTTTGAAGTACAAACTTTCTAACCTGAATGTAGGTTAATACCTAATTAAAACTAGTTTCGATTATGCACATCATGACAGTTTTATAAAATCTTTACAGCAACTGAGTGCCTGGGTAACAAATATTTGGCTTCTGCTGCATTATCTTTTTAGGTGTTACCTTGAATATTTTGTTGACATTGTTCCTGAAAGCTTGCTTTCCCGTAAGTTGTGGCGTGAAATAGCTTTATAGCTTTCTGGCCTTTGAAAAATTACAAAGTATTAGTTGTGTGATGCAAAATTTATTATCTTAGAGTTTCATTTACTAGAAGAAGTTTTCCTTTCAGGTTAGACAGTGCCACATACTAGGCTTACTTTTGTCCCTGTGACTTGAGTGTTATTAATACCATTATGAATCTGCATACCTAAAGTTACATACTGAAAAGTTCCATGAATGCCAGCAGTGGCAGATGCCTAAAGAAAATGTTGGAGAAGTTGGTAGCATGGGTATTGGAGCAGAGTGTCATAAGTTAGTTTGGTTTATTGCCTCTGTAAGCATCAGACATCTAATAAGAATGAAGCATTGCCCAAAGGGTTTCACAGGTGTTCAAGGAATGCACTTGGTACCCAGTTCCAGCTCTAGAACAAATGAGAAGCATGCAGGTCTTCACCAAGAAAAGTGTGCTTCTAAGGCATGTGATACAGGCCCTCATTTAAAGGACCACAACAAAGCAGATAATCTGTTACAGTTTGAAAATGCTTAATTGCATAAAGAAATTGTGAAAGATGTGTTTAAGACCAAATGTATGTGTGGTCTTAGTACTGCTTTGCACATGATGAGATTTAATCTTCCATGTACTGGCAAGTTGTTCCCCATGGGGTGGGCCTCTTTCACAGCCATGAAAGTGAAAGGCATGTGTTTAAACTCAAATTCTTGCTTAGCTGTCGTTGTGCTGCACCACAGGATGGCCCAACTGAAGAAGGCTGACTCATAGTGGTAGGGAGTTACCCTCCACTGACAAAGCTCAGGCTCTTGGGCACATCTCCAAATCATTTCTCTCTTCAGCTGAACTTACACAAGGGGAAAGGCGCAAGTCACCCATTCAGACACAGTGTCAGGGCCTTAAAAAGCACTCACTGCCTAATATGTCACCGGTGACAATGAGACAATGACAGTTTATGGGCAAGATGAGACGGAAACAGCTGCTCTGCTTATAATGATTTAACAGTTTAGATCTTTCTTACGTAAGTCACATGGAGTTTACACTGGAGTTGACAGGGGATTTTTGAAATGGGTAAAGCATGATGTTACTTAGAATGGATGGCAGAAAGTGTTCCTGTATTAGATTATGAGGTTGAATTAAACAATTAACCTTACCACAGCTTTATCACAGCAAGGATAAAGATAACATTAAACTTTATAAGCAGTTGTACAAACAGAACTTGGCACTTACACAAAGAAAATTGACTCTCCGAAGTTCTTACTTGATGCATGTCTTATCTAGTAGAAATACACTgtgtctgtgttttgacttGTACTGCCAAGCAAACTGTCTTGGATCTACAGGAGAAAAGTGCTGAGAAACCCATAAAGATTTATAATTGGCTTATCTTTCAGTTTGGTTATGTCAGTAACTGGTTTTCATTCAAGCATCTGGAAAGGTAATACTGTAAACTATTCTGGAACTCTAGTGATTGTTCTGTATTGAAGCTTGGTCCTCTAGTTCCTTTTGCAACTTGGAAAATGTGTAGATTTGTACCATGTTCCTGGTTGGTATCAGCTGTGAAGTAACACAAATACACTGTTGAGTTGGCCTCTCCCCGTCcatagctgcttttctttttttttttttttttttttttttaaatgaaagtggATAATTTTTCTAAGTATTTAGACTGTTTCAAAAGCTGGTGGCCTTGTGAGATAACATTTAAAGTGAATAGATTCTATGTTTCTGCATTGCTGAATATGTAGTGACTTAAATTTTCAACCAGTTGTTCTACAGATTGAAGGCTTTAGCCCTTCCCCTTCATGCCACATAGATACGTTTTTGCTAAGTAATACATCCCCagtttttgtttgttcgttTGCAGGCTGTGGGTTACAGTTTAATGCCCAACAACAAAGATGAAGATGGCCTTGTGGTCTTGGTCTTTAACAGAAAAGAAGTAGATATTcgaagccagcagcagcagcttgtaGAATCACTACACAAAATTCTGGGGGGAAACCAGACACTCACTGTCAACGTAGAAGGTGTTAAAACGATGCCGGATGACCAGTATGTGACCTTGATGCAGCTTTGGCTTTCTATCCAGTATTGCATATTGTAAAGGGACGTGCTTAGTCTGTTTTGGCTCTCTTTCTCCTTGACTTTAGATCTGTTTATCCCGAGTTCAGTTTTGTGTGTCTCATTCCTTGGTGTTGCTTTTTTCTGAAGGTTTTAAGACTATTATCTTTCCTGTGTATGTTACTTGCTTTTGCTGGAGTTCAAAGCTGAGGACCTCAGCTAAGGTCAGGAAATAGGCTTCTTCAgaccctgctcagcagcaaaagTTGGAGATAAGGATGCTAACCATGAGGACGAGATAAATGCTTCGTATTTTAGGAGCTGTGAAGTTTTTTTCACTTGGTCATGCATAAGATAGAATGGCATTGGGGTGTATTGTAATAGTGACTTTGCAGTGTTCCATGTCGCAgatgtttgttttggtgggaaAGCTGTTCCAAGGCTAGCAGAGTGGTCTCATTCTGCATGTGTTATGTCAGAGAGCTGTCTGCTTGGAGTTGTCTGGGGGCCTCAGGCTACTCTGCCTGAAGTACTTCATTCAGCACACTGACATTTCTGCTTCTTACTTTCACACTGTTCATTCTGTTTCAAAGACCAAAGGTTTTAGGTTATTCTTAATGTAGTAGTAGTATCACCTTATAACATGGTTGTTAAAAAGGGGGCAGAATGTAATTCTGTAGAGTATTgtcagttttttctttctgccttgctgTGTTAAACCCTGTGTTTACTGGTGTTTTCTATGTCAGTTACCTCGCAGAAGTTAACTGTCGGCTGGGAGAGGTGGTAACTTTGATTTAGGGTTGTTCTTTGTTGTGTTAGTTTCTGTGTACTGCAGACCTCTTTCTGACAGTGTACATGTTGTCTGGCTCAGGACAGAAGTGATAATTTATGTTGTTGAACGCTCACCCAATGGCACCTCGAGGAGAGTACCTGCAACAACCCTCTACGCGCACTTTGAACAACCCAACATCAAGtcatctctgcagcagctgggggtCAGCTTCTCTATGGCCCGAACAGAGCTTTCCCCAGCACAAGTCAAACAGCTCCTGCAGAATCCTCCTGCTGGTATGTGGTCTGGGGCTGCACAGGGGCACAGCTGGacctctgctgcagctttttTGGGCCTCTGGGAAAAATGATGGTGTTGGGCAAttggaaaacaccttttaaAACTACAGGAGTTTCCAAGGCACTCTGACATACTCTTGTAATGGGTTTAATGACAGCAGGTTTTGCTGTGCAGTGTAGTCTGCCAATACAGTTATGATTTATCAGTAATATGCCACACACCACTATACTATATGATACAGCCGTCATAAACCCCTTCAACTtgtgcagttaaaaaaaaaaagttcaataGCAGAGTAATTGTGTCCTGTATTCACTGCCTAATTTTCAGTGGAGTCGCTTAGCCTATATATGTGGCCAAAGGTAGTACATAGCTTTGTTTTAGAGTAGGCAAGTGCCATTTGTGCCATTTCAGAGGATAATTGTAGCTAATGCTGTGTCTATACAGTATCCCATGTAATACTTGAAGGGAATTCCCTGCAGGGGGTCAGGGGAAGCAGCCTGTGGTTTCCAGCAGCCAGTGTGGAGCATGTTCAGTAAGACCATAGTGtttaaaagcacagcaaaggTTATATCATCTGGATGGCAAAAATGAACTTGGCCTGTTCCTGCAGGACAGAGACAAGCTGCACtgtttcccagctgctgcagtgctggggagtaACTGCTCTGTGCACAAGCAAGTTAGCCGTTTAGTGTTGGAGGTGTATCATGAGGCCTGTGTAATGATGGTTGGGCACATGTTGTTAGTCCATGACTGAGAGGGAAGCTGAAGTTGTAGGCTTACAAGCAGTAGGGTGGGCAAGGAGAGGTGTTAGTCCTGAGCTCAGGAGAAGCAGGCACACCCCAAGAGTTTTGGTATAAAGGCAAGAGCTCTTACAAGAAAGTCAGTTGCTTCCCTAtctctgttctgtttgtttttaactagCATGCCTACGTACGTGCATTTCATACATGGATCTGATTTGCACTGAGTTTTGGAGAGTAATATCTTGCATCATGATGCTAATGCACATGCACAgttaaactgctttttctttatgtaaTTAGCCAGGGAAGCAGTTAATGACAAAGCAAACAATTCTTCTGTCAACAGATAAAATCCGTAAATAAATCCTGTTAGGAACTATGATAATTCTTACTGGGATTACTTTTCCCACTGGTTTGGTACTTTGATCACTTAATTACTGACTTTTTGGTATTTCATTTTATGCAATAACCAACTTGAAGAAGAAAGATGACCCAGGTGTAGCGTACGGTaggatcagcaggaacttttcaCCTTGACATATGGATTGTCCCATTTGATTACCTGTGGGTTGTTCCTTTCCTATGCTTTCAAACCAGTAGAAGTGATTGACAGCCTTTTGGACTGAACTTAGTGCCATGATCCGCGACCAAGATTTACTTAGTGAACCTTAATTTGTATAACAGTCATTCAGGTTAGCATAGTTGAGAAGGTTTGTAACAGCTGTAAGATATGATACCTGTTCAGATCTATCCACACTAAAAACTTGTCTGTTTTTTTAAGGTGTTGATCCTATTATATGGGAACAAGCCAAAGTTGACAATCCTGACCCTGACAAGTAAGTCTAATAGTCTGTATCAGTATTACACAAAGGTGAAAAATATACAATATTGTTTAGTACCCTTCAGGTAACTTGTAAGAAACTAATTAGAGAATAACTTCATCAAGTGCTGATCTCTTTTGAAGCAGTGAGGATTACTAGAAGTGCCAGTCTAATCCCTTTACCCGCTTAGGCGCATAAGGTTTGTCAGGATCAAGAGCCTTATTACTTGGATTACTTCCAGTTGTTGTGTCCTCCATTATATGAACTGGTTATTGTGACTTAGTTTTTGCAGCCATTatagtttttttctctttattcctgCAGCTGAAAGTGTTGTACCCTTGTACCCTCCAGTGATTACAGATAGCTCAGGCTGATTTCTTTATGAAACAGGAGCGGGTTGTTAGAAACAGTGAGGACTGTAGAACATAGCAAAACAAGATATGTCTTATTTTGTAATCAACCAAGATGATCTGTAACTTCATAGTAGATTATGTTCATGATTATTAATTCACATCACCTATTTAATATGAAAATGTGTTGTAAGAGATATTTGTATTCTTACAGACTTATTCCTGTGCCATTGGTGGGCTTCAAGGAACTGTTGAGAAGATTGAAGGTCCAAGATCAGATGACCAAACAGCATCAAACTCGATTAGATGTAAGGTTTCTTATCTTATCATGACTGCTTGCTGTTGATGAAAGATGGGCTATTAAAGAGCCTCCCCCTATGCCTATTTTGAAAACTGGAACCATGCGCATGG
The sequence above is a segment of the Lathamus discolor isolate bLatDis1 chromosome 1, bLatDis1.hap1, whole genome shotgun sequence genome. Coding sequences within it:
- the NUP54 gene encoding nucleoporin p54; this encodes MAFNFGATAGAGAANPTGAFGGFGTTATTAGPTFSFSAPTNTGTTGLFGATQNKGFGFGTSFGTGTGTGLGSGLGTGLGFGGFGTQQQQTTLGSGLFSQPAQTPAQSNQLINTASALSAPTLLGDERDAILAKWNQLQAFWGTGKGYFNNNIAPVEFTQENPFCRFKAVGYSLMPNNKDEDGLVVLVFNRKEVDIRSQQQQLVESLHKILGGNQTLTVNVEGVKTMPDDQTEVIIYVVERSPNGTSRRVPATTLYAHFEQPNIKSSLQQLGVSFSMARTELSPAQVKQLLQNPPAGVDPIIWEQAKVDNPDPDKLIPVPLVGFKELLRRLKVQDQMTKQHQTRLDIISEDISELQKNQTTTMAKIAQYKRKLMALSHRTLQVLIKQEIQRKSGYAIQADEEQLRVQLDTIQCELNAPTQFKGRLNELMSQIRMQNHFGAVRAEERYYVDADLLREIKQHLKQQQEGLSHLISIIKDDLEDIKLIEQELNESIPRGVVFS